Part of the Halorussus sp. MSC15.2 genome, GGATACCCATGTTCCGAAGCACGTCGGAGTAGCCCGTGACGGTCGCGTTCGCCCGGACGTAGGGGACGACGAGCGCGCTTCCACCGGCGAACGCCATCGTGCCGAGACCCGTGGTGAGACCCCGCCGGTCGGGGAACCACTTCAGGGCGGTGTTGACCGCGACGGTGTAGACGATGCCGACGCCGACCGCACCGACCGAGTAGAGGACGTAGAGGTGCCAGAGTTCGGTCGCGTAGGCCAGTCCGAGGTAGCCGCCGCCCGCCAGTACGCCCGCGAGAAGCGTCAGGCCGCGCGGTCCGTGACGGTCCCGGTACCACCCGACTGGGAACTGGGACCCGGCCTGAAAGATGACGAACAGGGTGAACACGAACCCGAGCGCGGTCGGGTCGAGTTCGAGCGACCGAGCGATTGGAGATTCGATGGACGACCAGACGTACTGGTACGGACTGATGAGTCCCATCATCACCGCGGCGGCCGCGACCTGCCACCACCGCGAGAACCCCAGCACGTCCCGCGCCCGAGCGGCGTAGTCAGTATCGGACTGCGACGACGCTGTCATTGGTTGGTGGTTACGGGCCGCTCCAATCAGCGTTGTGCTTTCGGCAGTCTCTCGTGGCAAGTTGGAGATGGGCTTCGCTGTCGGTCGGTGACGCCGGGCGCTCAGCGCCGCGAGAAGGGTCGCCAGTCGGTGTCCTCGCCGACGCCTCGTACTCGGAGTTCGGACTGACCGTCGTCGCCCTCCCGGACCTCTATCTGCCCGTCGAACAACTGCTTGAGGGTACTCGTCGTCTGCTGGTCGTGGGCCGTCGAGTCGATGACGAAGATGCCGAGCGCGTCGGCGCTCTGGACTCGGCCCGTGAAGACGTGGAGAAACCGGAACACGGTCTGGAGGTTCGAGTACATCAACAGCATCGAGAGCGAGTGCAACAGGATGCGGTTTCGCTTGACGCCGCCGTCCTTGTAGAACGCCTGCAGGAACTCCGAGAGCTGAATCCCGATGCCCGTCATGTCTTTGGGCGAGGAGGCGTACGTGATTTCGTCGCTCGGGGAGGGACTCATCCCCTGTTGCTTGGAGACGCAGTCCACGATGCCCAACGGACCGGTCTCGTCGCGGCCGAGTAGCTCACGGAGGCTCTCGCGGACGTCCTCGCCGCCATCCTTCGTCGTGACGACGATAGAACCGTCCCCGTGACGGCTACCGTGCGCGAGAATCTCCAGAGCGAGAGTTCGTTTGCCCGTCATCGGTGGCCCGGTCACCAGGAGATTCGTCCCCGGTTCGACCTCGACCCCCGGACAGACCTCACCCAGTCCATACATGGCAATTTCTCTCGGTGAAGTTGCGACCGGAGCGGAGCCTCGGCCGTTCTCGGCCCCGGTGTCGTCTGGCAGTAAAATATCCTGTTCCGCTTATATTCTTTTTGATTACTATCGCGGCGTTGGCATACGCCCGTTCGATTTGGACCCTCACGCGCTCAGACCCTCGATTCTGTCGAGCGACTGCTGGCGGATGTACTCGATGGCGATGCGTGTCAGGTGGTCGTCTGCGGCGGCGCAGTCGTCGGCGCGGTCGAGGTACGCTTCGACGATACGTCTGATTCGCGCCACCCCCGTCGCCCGATTCTCGGCGACGTTCAGTTCCGCGGTGACCGGCGTGAGCTGTGTCCCCCTGTCTTCGGGGTAGTCGTCGGTGTCGTCGAGTCCGATTTGTGCGCCGAGGACCATCAGCACGATGGCGCGCTTGAACCCCTCGCCCAACTCCACGCCGAGGTCGGCCTCGTACATGTTGAGCATGTCTTCGTAGAGGACGCCGACGCGGGCGTACTGGGTCGCGAAGTAGGGGAGGTCGGTCGCCTCCTCGAAGAGGTCCGCGTCCTCGGCGTCGGCGAACTTGTACTCCTCGCGGATGGCATCCACGACCGCCTCGCGCTCCTCGGACCCGGCCGCCGAGTCGTGGAATCGCTCGAGGAGTCGTCGGAACGCTTCGTCCTCGTCCTGATGCCGTTCCGAGAGTTCGACCGCGTGTTCGTAGGACGCTCGGACCGCGTCGGGAGTATCGTCGGCGTCGAACCACGCTTCGACGCCCTCCTGTAAGCTCTGCTGTGCGAGTTCGGCGACGCGCTCGCGCGGCCGGAGGTTCGTCTCGAAGTCCTCGTACTCGTCGTCGTTGATGGCGTCGCGCATGTCGCCGTCCAGCAGCGCCCGGACGACGTTTCGAGTGGTCTCGCGGCCGCGGGCGACGAACTCGCGGTCCACGTCTCGACCGACGCGCACGAGGGGAACGTCTCCCGCCTCGACGTGGATGCGGCCGAGCGTCAACATCGCGGGTAGGACGAGGCGCGTGTCGTAGTCGAATCGGGCCTGCTCGTCGGCCGCCCCGGGTGCAGAGTCGAGTTCGCCCGCCTCGCGGGCGCGTTGGAGGTCGCGCTCGACGCTCAGGAACAGGCGTTCGGTCATGGACTCGATTTCGGACTCGACCTCGTTGCGGAGCAACACCATGGCGACCACGCGCGGGTCGTAGGTCTCGGCGAGGTGAGTCGCCAGCGCTCTCGCCGCCGCCGGAATTCGTGACCGAACGCTACCCATATGGTCGGAGAGTCGCCCGCCGCGGTATATCAGGGTTGTGGAACCGTCGCCGGGGAGTCTTTCCGCTTTCGGACGTTTCCGATTCTGGGAGCGGTTCCGGTGTCTGTTCATCTCCCGTGTCTGTCCGCCTCCGCGCGCGGAAACGAGTTATTTATCTAGGTGACGCCGGGTTATGGGCCTGTATGACGAGTTTCGACG contains:
- a CDS encoding ATPase domain-containing protein — protein: MYGLGEVCPGVEVEPGTNLLVTGPPMTGKRTLALEILAHGSRHGDGSIVVTTKDGGEDVRESLRELLGRDETGPLGIVDCVSKQQGMSPSPSDEITYASSPKDMTGIGIQLSEFLQAFYKDGGVKRNRILLHSLSMLLMYSNLQTVFRFLHVFTGRVQSADALGIFVIDSTAHDQQTTSTLKQLFDGQIEVREGDDGQSELRVRGVGEDTDWRPFSRR